The DNA region CTGAGCTTAAAAAAAAAGTCATGTCAAACTTGAACCAAGATTTGATCTGACCAATTCTTAACGAATCAAACTGAACTGAGACGAATTCGATTCAACTCGACTCATTTCCAACACTAAATCTTGCGAACGAAGTAGAAGAATAATAAATAATACTAACATGTTAAAATGATTcataaacaaaaataaaaagtaagagtttaattgaaatacatcGACAGTGtaaagaagtttgacttttatttcaaaaatctataaagtaatacaaacggatgatggtgatgagtcgacggtgtaaatttttttatactgacagtgtatagtaattaatctcaaAAAGTAATACAATTTGATTAATgaataaatatataataaatcAAAGGTTTAATTAGTGACGAAATcctataattttattttaaattttattttaatctCTTATAATAAATGttatataataatttttttaaaaattttcgTTAATTAAATTGGTCTTTTTCGTTAAActttatgaaaaaaaaaacattaatTTTTTATATATGTGACATGATAACAAATACTATTGAATATTGAGTCTAACATATTTATTAAAAAACTAATATCCTGTACAGACAAGGGATTCTATAAAACCATATGAAGAAGACATGAAATGCTGGCCACCTAGGTAGAAACTTGAATGCCATAAAACCACTGCTCAAAGTAGATATTGATGTTTTTCTTTTCTACCTGTAGATCATATTTCGTAAAACATGATTTAAACAGTAATGCAAGCATAATCAAAGAAAATTACTCAGATGACATATCCTATTAATGAAATTGTTCTAACTTTTCAAATCCCATAGAAAAGTTGTAGATTTTCTTTTGGTATGAATTGGTAGAATAAAGGATTAAATTTCTATTTTACAAGTTTAAGAGACCGATTTGTCCAATCCTTGCAATTTCAAGGATCAAAATGCTAATTTACTCAATAAAAGTGACTAATAACATGTTCTTCAAAAGGAGTCAAGTATGTCTTACTGTCAAAAAATTTTACAAACATAAAGCAAGAAGAGGAGGTAAATGTACTATCCAATCAAAGCAAAACAGCTTGTTAATTTGGATAAACATCTTTATAAGCACTTACATAAAAAGTAATCTTGCAATAACTGTTAATATTGAAAAATTCTATATACATTGGAACGATTAGCTTATCATAATTGAAAAGCTTCCATAAACTAGAATTTAATCAAAATTTGACCTATGTTCTGTTCGGTATCACATTTACCGTGGAACCAAAATAAAAATCGATTTTAAATCACTTGTTAAGAtctaatttatttttaatatacACCAAACATCTCAGAAATTCACGATTCCAATGTAAAAATACCATTGGtcaaaatattttgtttattCAACTTAATTGATGGTACATTATATGATACCACATTATATAATGGTAGAATAAAAGTAACGGTAGTTAAAGGTAAATTTCTTTAAAAGGtgggaaataaaaataaaattaatgtAAATTATATGTATTATTTATTACTTCCCACAAGCTAGACTATGGATGGAGAAAAATCCTAGCTTGCTAAGAAAGGAAGAAAAAGCAGGGGCTCGAAGAGGTTTTGTTAGGACATCGGCTAGCTGGGCAGATGATGGAATAGGAAAGAGTTTGATGATGTGGGCTTCTAACTTTTCGTGGATGAGATGGCAGTTGATTTCAATATACTTTGATCTTTTATGAAATGTTAGATTTGAGTGAGGCAAACAGCTGAGCGGTTGTCACAATAAATGGAAATGGGTTTGTTGAATTGAATGCCAAGGTCTTTGAAAAGATCATGCAACCATTAAATTTCACATGTGAGTGCAGCGAGAGCGCGATACTCGACTTCAGAATTGGATCTGGAAACTGGAGCTTGCGTTTTGGGTTTCCAAGATATGAGAGATTTGCCTAAAAATATAGCAAAGCCCGTAGTTAAACGTCTTGTGGTTGGACAAGTTGTCCAACCACTATCTGCAAAACCAGAAAACATAAAGTTAGAAGTTACAGGATAAAATAATCCTTGAGCAGGATTGTATTTTAAATATTGAAGAATGTGATTGGCAGCTTTAAAGTGATTATTGGTGGGGTTAGAAACAAATTGACTCAGTTGTTGAATGTCGAAGGAAATATCAGGACGTGTGGTTGTTAAATAAATTAGTTGCCATATTAGTCTCCATATTGAGTTGGGTTATGAAAGGTTTCAGAATCCTCAACATAAAGTTTGATGGAGAGATTGTATGGAGTATGCGAAGGTTTTGAAGCTAACATACATGTGTTGTTTAGTAGATCTAGACTGTAGTTGCGTTGATTTAGTAAAATACCTAATGAAGATCGAGCTACTTCAAGATCAAGAAAGTATCTTAATGGACCTAAGTCCTTGATCCGAAACTCGTTATTGAGAATCGCTTTTACATGTGTTATCTCATTAATGTTATCACCTGTTAagacaatatcatctacatatacAAGCAAGGTGGTTAAGCTAGAATTTTCATGTTTTATAAAAAGTGAATAATCAACATGAGAATGGTGATAACCTAAAGATATCAAAACATCAGATAATTTAGAATATCATTGTCTGTTGTCCTATTTGAGGCCATAAAGACTTTTGTTTATTTTGCAGACTTTGGTATTGGGAGTTGAATAAGGAAGTTTGTAATCTTTAGGAATGATCATGTAAACTTCCTCACTTATATCACCATGGAGAAAAGTATTATTGACATCTAGTTGTTTTAGATGCCAATTTTTAATAGAAGTTAAGGATATAAGTGTTCTTACAATGGTTAACTTAGCAACGAGGGAGAAAGTATCGAAGTAGTTGATGCATTCTTATTAGGTGTATCCCTTTGCAACGAGATGAGCTTTGTACTTATCAATACTACCATCGGTAAGATATTTGATACGGTAGACCCATTTACAACCAATAGGATTTTGTTTGGAGGAAGATCAACTATGGTCCAGGTTTTTGTAAGTTCAAGAGCTTGTAATTCTAATTGCATAGCTTACAATCAACAATCATGTTTGCAAGCTTCGTTGTAGGTAGTTGGTTCGATGTTGGAAGAAATTGTGAGGCAAACTTTTTTAAAGTTTGTGTTGCAATGGTTGTAGTTGAGAATGGAGGAAATAGGAAATTTGGTTGAGAGACGAGGGTGTTATCACTGTAGTTGAACTCGACAACATTGTTGACTAAATACTTGGAGCTTTTGTAGTGGTAACCATGTGGATAACCGTGCTTCATGAAACAGGTATCCACTGTGTGATTGTGACGACCACAATGAGTACATATGCGTTGGGACATATTTCTGTGAAGATGATCTGCCACAACCATGAGAAGAATCTCCCTCAGGAGCGTTAGTAGGGTAGAAATTCATTGCCATGGAAAAGATTTCCAACACGTGATTGCACTTGCTCCACACATATCAGATAGTCACAATCCGAATGTAAAAACACCATTGGtcaaaatattttgtttattCAACTTAATTGATGGTACATTATATGATATCACATTATATAGTGGTAGAATACAAGTAACGGTAGCTAAAGGAAATTCTCTAGATGGGTGggaaataaaaacaaaattaatatAAATTACAAGTAGTATTTATTAAAACATGAAACAGAAATCATATGTTTTGTTTTATCCTGTTATAACCTAACTACCAAATGCTTTATTAAATTATCACCTTGCGACTTACAACGATACACACACGAGGCTTACCATGATAAAAGAGCTACCAAGCAAGTTTGTAATTCCTTAAAAGATGCTAAGAAATCATATGTTTTGACCTCAACCCCTTAAATCTTGATTTTTCTCGGTGGTTTTTATATATAGAGTGGTGATTTTTCAAATGGTGGTTCGTGTTGGTCTAGATCTAACCACAAAAGTGACAACCTTCTTTTTTTTATTTAAGACGACAATTCAATCGGTTCAAGCTAAATAATATAGAAGAAACACTAAGGAAGATAGATAAAAAAAGTTTATATTTTTAACAAGTTAGAGTTGAATATTCACACCTTTTAAAGATATCCTGATTTGGTGAAGTCTTCAAACGTGAAGAAGGTGAATAACACAAAATTTTTAGCTTCGATTGCACTTTCATTTCTTAAAAATCTAGGGTGTCTCTTTGTCAAACTTAATGAAAGTGAAAACAGAGTTACTGCTTATGTTTAgaattgaaaatgaaaaataattgggtattgtttgtttttaattaatCTGCCCTTTTGTCATCCGCCATTTTTTAATTCTAAATTGATGTTTAATGAAAAACAATATTTCAACtcaattaaatcaattaaaataagggtaatgctaacttgtgccccaagggcacatgttaagaaacccacaaataaaaaatttgttttggaaaaataaataaaattattaataataagtttctaataaattcaatacacatttttcaagaatttgtttctatattcatctcttaacttgtgcccttgggacacaagttagcattacccttaAAATAATTCCACCGGAGTGTCACGTCTATTCAAACTAACGATTTTATTATAAAAATTCAATAGAAAAGACTAATATGACTAACGAAATGTGATTTGAGGATTAAATAAGAGACGAAAGTAAAAGCTTACAATTAAGTTAGTGACCAAAAACTCTCCTTTTATTTTTCAACTCAATATATGAATATCACATTAAAAAAAAAGGGAGagaaaataatatatttaatgATTAATAATAGAGCATGATTATGATTATTACTGATAATAAATCGAATCAACTCGAATACAATTTAAAACTCGATTCGACAACAAAATCATTGAATTAGGTTCATAAACTAAATGAACTAAATATAAACccaaaaaaaaaaactaaaatttgAATTATATATAATACTATCCATTAGCTAACTGAATTAACTCAATTAATTTCCAACCCTAATCAAGATAAAACCAGAAGACAAATGACACAAGAATATTCAAATCCAACTAAAAtattgtataaaataagtaacAATTTTTGAAAGACAATATCTGACGTCGATACCGACATACGCAAATAGAATGTTACATGGTAAATTCACATCCATCCCGCTTAATAATAAACCTTTGAGTATTTCACCATTTATCAAAACTCGTTGCACTCGATCACACACCCTTTTCTCTATATCTAAAGCTTCACCTTTACTCAATTCAATTCTCTTTCTCACACTGACATCACAACACTTTAACAACCACTCAAACATATCTCTAACTGTTCCAATATCACAACCATTTCCCCTATGTTAATGTTACAACCTAGATTCTGTGTTGTCTTTTCCCTCTTGTTTCTATGCTGGGTTTTGGTTCCTATGGCAGAATCAGCCATAGGTGTAAACTGGGGTACACTTTCTTCACACAGGTTGAAACCCTCTACAGTGGTTGATCTTTTGAGAGACAACAAGATCTCTAAAGTGAAGCTTTTTGAAGCTGATCCTGATGTGCTTAAAGCTCTCATGGGGAGTGGCATTCAGGTTATGGTTGGAATCCCTAATGAAATGTTGTCTCTTTTGGGTTCTTCTTCTGTAGCTGCTGATTTTTGGGTTCGTCAGAATGTTTCTGCTTATATCACTAAAGGGGGTGCAGATATCAGGTATTCTTAAAAATCTTATCTCAGATTTGGTTTTAAACTCATTAATTCATTGCTACAACTGGAATAACCATGATTTTTATAATGAAAAATAGGCTGATTTTAATTCATTATTGAAGTTATATTGATAGGTTGTTGTTGATCTTGTGGTTCTCAGTTGCAATTTTGAAATGATAATAGTTGTTAGTTACCAATGATTCAGATCAGAAAAAATGTGTGTCTGCATCAATGTAGGACACCAACACCGACATTTGTGATGATTACGTTCAATTTAttcatttttcaaattattatcgGTGCCGGTGTCGACGTATCAGTGTAGTGTTTGTATCCGTATCCATGTTTGTGTTGTGTCTTTGCTTCATAGATGATATATATACTTATGTTGACAATTTTCTATTGGCCTCTTACCTTTTACTTTGTAATACAGGTATGTTGCGGTAGGAAATGAACCCTTCCTTACGAGTTATAACGGTCAATTTGTGAACCTTGTCTTGCCTGCGGTAACGAATATACAACAGTCTTTAGTCAAAGCAAATCTTGCTGGTTATGTAAAGATAGTTGTCCCTTGCAATGCAGATGCGTACGAGTCCTCGGGAGGACTTCCTTCCCAAGGGGTGTTTCGTTCTGAACTGACTCAAATCATGACTCAACTGGTTCAGTTCCTTAACTCAAACGGTTCCCCTTTTGTTGTTAATATCTACCCGTTTCTTAGCCTTTACGATAATGGAGATTTCCCCCAAGATTATGCGTTCTTTCAGGGAACTAGTCATGCTGTAACAGATGGTTCGAATGTCTACACCAACGCGTTTGATGGAAACTACGACACTTTAGTTGCTGCCCTCGGTAAACTCGGATACAATCAGATGCCTATAATTATTGGTGAAATCGGTTGGCCTTCGGATGGAGCCGTTGGTGCAAATATCACTGCTGCTAGAGTTTTCAATCAAGGCCTTGTCTATCACATTGCAAGTAACAAAGGGACCCCCTTGAGGCCAAACACTCCTCCTATGGACGTTTATCTTTTCGAACTGCTTGACGAAGGAGCAAAAAGTACACTTCCAGGAAACTTTGAAAGACACTGGGGGATATTCTCGTTTGACGGGCAAGCTAAGTACTCATTAAACCTCGGACTTGGAAACAAGGAATTGAGAAATGCGAGAAATGTTGAGTATCTTCCATCTAGATGGTGTGTGGCGAAACCCTCGAGTGATCTGACGAACGTAGTAAACCATATGAAAATTGCTTGCAGTGTTGCAGATTGCACGACACTTAACTACGGAGGTTCGTGTAATGAAATTGGCGAGAAGGGTAATATATCATATGCTTTTAACAGTTACTATCAGCTTAGAATGCAAGATTCACAAAGCTGTGAGTTCGACGGGCTTGGTATGGTTACGTTCCTAGACCCTTCTATTGGTGATTGTCATTTTCTTGTCGGAGTTATAGATAAAGGCTTGAATTCATCTTCATCGCAAACAACCTATCAGTGGTGGGTTCTAGTATTATTTCTAAATTTACATTGGATTTTTTTGCTTTCAATGTGATTAAGATGTTTCATTAGCGGGTTTTTCATTGTCCCCTCTTATGAAACTGCCAGAACTAGAATAGCTGCTATACTATTTAAGCTTTTAGATTATTCAAAAGATTCATGGTTTGTAGCCCAGAATGTGTTCATTATTAAGTCATTGTATCATATTAGAGACGACCATATAAACACTATTGAACATATTTATTTCATGTTCGTTTTGGTGACATCTGTTAAATTAATCAAATGAATCGGGAAGATACAACGCAGATTGAACGTGCAGCAGCGACAACCTTAACAGAATAATGTTATATCAGTTAGTTTAAGATTAGTCAGTATTATAAATTGATGATGATAGCAATGAGTGCAAAAACATAATTTACCTTAAGGATAATAAACCAAGTTCTTCGAAGTTGGGGGGGTATAAGCACTTAAGATACAACGCAGATTGCAATATGATTTTAACAATTCTCTAGGTGATATCATACTAAAGCTGAAAAGAAATTCATTCTCAAttatttcatttgcttttccTCCACTAAACTATGCTAAAACAACACCAAGACAAATTGTACCATAGCTAATAAACAGTAGTATAACTTTGTTGATTTGCAAAGTGAAATCTCCACTTTGGATAAGAATATCAACTCTTTCACACCGACATCAATATTCAAGATTTTTTTTTGTTGAACAATCATCATTTGAGATGAGTATGGTCATATGCAGAGTTTCAACTTTGGACTAGTTTGTCCCATTCAATCATTACTTTCAACTGGCATTATCATTCATTAGTTCCCACCCAAAACGAACTTAATATGTGAAATGAACGTATATTTATAAGTGAAGATTATCTTTACTTTACAAATTGATTATATAAGAATAAGTCGGATTAGATTTGTTGCCTAATAATAGTTCCATATTGGGGCAAAGATAAATCAGAATCAAATTTATGTTCAACTTAGAATCAAGTTTACCGAATTATTTCATTCATAATCAAATTTTGTCAGCATAGAAACACACATTTAACAAAGTtaagaaaattttcaaagttAAATGGTCAGAATGAATATACATATTGTGAGATAGAGATAAATAGGGAATCATACATTGACTGTACTATCAGTCCAAAAGCTAACAATGACTGTATTTTTAGCTTGAAACTTGATAAACATAACCATATTCACAGACAGATACAAATTATCAATTTTAAGTTGACTTGATACTCACTCACACAGGCAAAATGATTTCTAGTTTTTGCTTTTCTATTCTGAAACACTTTTCTCTATTAGAAGTGTTCTGATTTTGTTGGGAATGTTTGGAGCTTGAACTTGTAAGTATTAGCCTCCCCAACTGGGAAAGATAAGTCTGATAACTTTCCATGAGCTCTCTTGTTGTCATAACCATGATAGTCATCTTTGAAAAATGGAACAGCTTGGTGCAACAACAGCCCTCTCTTTTCTGCTTTCCTTACAAGATCCCATTTGTTGTATGGATCACCTTCTTTGTGAGTTACATGTATCTCTCCTCCATCTTTCTTTAATAGTGCTTTTGCATTTGCCATAAATCCCTTCAACAACTTTTTGTTCAACCTGTTTGGTTCCCAAAACTTCAGATACATTAGTTATCATTCAAAACCTAAATTAAGATTTGAATAAACTTAAATTAGGGTTTTAACAAATGTCCAAGACCACAACCTAAACCACGATATCAGGTTTACCCTCTCACGCCCAAGACTAGGCATTTAGAAATTTGAAAATAAATAGTGAATGATCTAATAGCAGAAACCTGATAGCAGGTGACTCAACGGATATCTTAAACTTGTCTCTTGATATCATGTTAAGAATTGTGGTTTTGACCTAACTCATTCTTACAAAATCGACTTATAAGGTGATGATTGCTCTCACTTATAAGTACACCGTACATGTTAAAGTCATCTATTGTCTGATTTGAGACTCGTAACATCAGGGATCACAATGTTACCATGATAATGGTACACATCGTCAATTCTACCATATACCAGGCGTCCTAATGGATCTTAAACAGACTCTATTACCAACTTCAAATTTAGGTTAGAGATAACATGCTTATAAGTGAAAAATGTAGTGTATATATAAATTCACCCTATCTTATCCAATGTGAAAGAAAACAGAaaaaatagagagagagagagagaaagggAACATTACTGAATCTGGCAGTAGCTATTCTCAGGGTAAAGGAAGCCAACATGAGGGAAATTATAAACAATGCGATCAAACCTCTGAGTCTTGAGAAAGAAATGCTGACTCATAACCTTAACATCAACCTCATAAAGAACAATACAACCCCTTTCTTCAAGTTCCCTTGCATTACTAACTCCATTACTATACTTCTTTTCAATTTTCTCTGccaaaacaaacaaaaaatcattaaaataaaataaaaaagggTATGATGCAAAAGGTTCAAAGTTCTGATTTTTATTACCCTGAGAATCAAGGGAAGTTGCGACCAGGTTGTGTGCAGAACCAAAAGCTCTAGCTaaacaaagagagaaagagaaatCACCCTCTCCAACAAAGAGTATTTTATGCTTTGATGAGTAGTGATTTTTCCATTTCTGTGCGTTTGATGATGGTTCTTGTTTTTCTTCCTCTGATTCTTGTTCATCATCAGTGTGAAGTTGATGATCAATTTGTTCTGGTATTTGACCCATTTGGATCAATAATCAATTTTTAACGACGATGGATTGGATACGTTAGTTTTTCAAAAGTAAATAACTTCCACTGCTACCGACGCTAATGACTAATCATCGCTGCTTTATAACACGAAACAAAGTTTGAAACTTTAGATACTGCCAGAAAAAAAGTTGGAAACTTTATTGTAGTGTCTCTCTATTTCTCTCTTTATAAATGGAATCTTAGAAACTTTTTCTGTGAAAATTATAAGTACCTTCTCTGTTTTTTCTTTCAATAATTCTATAACTTGACTTTACCGTTtcttttttaaataaataaaaaatatatttaaaattcGCACCCTTTTATCTATCAATAAAATTGGTTTAACTAGACTTTCATTTATCTAATACAAGTGATAAATTAAATAGTCTTATTTTTATGGTATGAATGACtaatattttttgaatttttcttCACAATAATTTAGATATTTTAAACTTGGAGTTATACATAGCGTCTGCTTAGAGCATTGTGAAGGTTTATTATAAAACTTTTTACatttgtttatatatatatatatatatatatatatatatatatatatatatatatatatatatatatatatatatatatatatatatatatatatttcaatGTCTCTATTTAGTTTAAAAATTTGATTAGGATATTCATGATTTTGTGAAACACATTTTCTCGTttatataaccattaagaaaaataattttcACGTCCatttaaaataatttgaaatcTTTGAAGCATGAATAAGCTACTAAAAGACATATAACCTTAAGGGGGGCAATCAGAACATAAATTTTCTTATAATTATATCCTTGAGTCACTAGCCGGGTCTTCTTCACATTTATCATTTTGTTTTTGTCTAGTTTATTTCTAAAAATCCACTTAGTGCCAATAATTTGATGATCTCGCGGAAGTGGGACAAGGTCCCACacatcatttcttttaaattgatttagcTCATCTTGTATGGTCATAAGTCAATGCTCATCAATTAAGACATCTTTTGCGTTTTTAGATTTAACTTGTGAAACGAATGCAAAGATAACATAAATTACTTATCTTAGAGTGTGTTGTCATGTCTTTGGTGATGTCTCCAATAATGTTATCGATTGGATGATTCTTGGAAGACCTCTAAGTCAAAGGAAAATCATTCATTTTAGTTGGACTCTCATCCTTTTCCTT from Lathyrus oleraceus cultivar Zhongwan6 chromosome 1, CAAS_Psat_ZW6_1.0, whole genome shotgun sequence includes:
- the LOC127076210 gene encoding glucan endo-1,3-beta-glucosidase 5; protein product: MLMLQPRFCVVFSLLFLCWVLVPMAESAIGVNWGTLSSHRLKPSTVVDLLRDNKISKVKLFEADPDVLKALMGSGIQVMVGIPNEMLSLLGSSSVAADFWVRQNVSAYITKGGADIRYVAVGNEPFLTSYNGQFVNLVLPAVTNIQQSLVKANLAGYVKIVVPCNADAYESSGGLPSQGVFRSELTQIMTQLVQFLNSNGSPFVVNIYPFLSLYDNGDFPQDYAFFQGTSHAVTDGSNVYTNAFDGNYDTLVAALGKLGYNQMPIIIGEIGWPSDGAVGANITAARVFNQGLVYHIASNKGTPLRPNTPPMDVYLFELLDEGAKSTLPGNFERHWGIFSFDGQAKYSLNLGLGNKELRNARNVEYLPSRWCVAKPSSDLTNVVNHMKIACSVADCTTLNYGGSCNEIGEKGNISYAFNSYYQLRMQDSQSCEFDGLGMVTFLDPSIGDCHFLVGVIDKGLNSSSSQTTYQWWVLVLFLNLHWIFLLSM
- the LOC127076220 gene encoding uncharacterized protein At4g26485, encoding MGQIPEQIDHQLHTDDEQESEEEKQEPSSNAQKWKNHYSSKHKILFVGEGDFSFSLCLARAFGSAHNLVATSLDSQEKIEKKYSNGVSNARELEERGCIVLYEVDVKVMSQHFFLKTQRFDRIVYNFPHVGFLYPENSYCQIQLNKKLLKGFMANAKALLKKDGGEIHVTHKEGDPYNKWDLVRKAEKRGLLLHQAVPFFKDDYHGYDNKRAHGKLSDLSFPVGEANTYKFKLQTFPTKSEHF